A window of Silurus meridionalis isolate SWU-2019-XX chromosome 28, ASM1480568v1, whole genome shotgun sequence contains these coding sequences:
- the LOC124381139 gene encoding CD209 antigen-like protein E: MAIQNDTERVDQTCVKDAQYSGAFWLTALCLGLMCILQATLNIVLRLHFTFQVDMQLCNNHTLPIDTEQSYNDLLKKKLQLESSYISLGEMRDQLQRERDELQKRLSNITEMINKSGWIYFNFSIYYISTEKKNWYDSREDCRNLGADLVIINSTEEQVFLHKYFRTIEAWIGLTDNEKEGVWRWVDGSQLTTGYWWITEPNNNGGNENCVTTGYRHINITTWNDESCNSRMSWICEIRVFFDWK; encoded by the exons ATGGCAATACAGAATGACACAGAGCGAGTGGACCAGACCTGTGTGAAAGATGCTCAGTACAGCG GAGCGTTCTGGCTGACGGCACTGTGTCTCGGTCTGATGTGTATTCTTCAAGCGACTCTCAACATCGTCCTCAGACTGCACT TTACCTTCCAGGTGGATATGCAGCTGTGCAACAATCACACTCTGCCTATAGACACAGAGCAAAGCTACAATGATCTTCTTAAGAAGAAACTCCAGTTAGAATCCAGTTACATCAGCCTGGGTGAAATGAGAGATCAGctacagagggagagagatgaaCTCCAGAAAAGACTTTCCAACATAA CTGAAATGATTAACAAGTCAGGATGGATTTACTTCAACTTCAGTATTTACTACATCTCTACTGAGAAGAAGAACTGGTATGATAGCAGAGAGGATTGCAGAAATCTGGGAGCAGATCTGGTGATCATAAACAGCACAGAGGAACAG GTTTTCCTACATAAATATTTCAGAACCATTGAGGCTTGGATTGGTCTGACTGACAATGAGAAagagggggtatggagatgggtGGATGGTTCCCAACTAACCACTGG GTACTGGTGGATAACTGAACCCAACAACAACGGAGGCAATGAGAACTGCGTTACTACCGGCTACAGGCATATTAACATCACGACCTGGAATGATGAATCCTGTAATAGCAGAATGTCTTGGATTTGTGAGATTAGAGTTTTCTTTGATTGGAAATGA
- the LOC124381135 gene encoding uncharacterized protein LOC124381135 isoform X1, which produces MMTNDVTRRKCVPQGYLAVMCPEYLCHSALCEEEIQCTTWKHYAFPVSHSIMAKEKKKKKVNQLHGSAEIACTHTHTHTHTHTHTHTHTHIRRRFIIGVYITAPQVEMGIHNKDCKYENMERVVKACVRDAQYRGAFRLTALCLGLMCLLQATLNIVLRLHFTEKFQSNDTRLGEVRGQLQREKDELQERLFNFSTAEDIRMGWVRFGFSIYHMSTEHKNWTQSRDDCAKKNANLVIITSREEQEFIETFRKSKSAWIGLSKQNTEGLWKWVDGTPLKTTFWWIQEPNNFTGDEHCVETGYSPENRRPVDDDLNTWNDNTCSAKIFYICEKTISI; this is translated from the exons ATGATGACCAATGATGTGACAAGAAGGAAGTGTGTGCCCCAAGGTTACTTGGCTGTTATGTGTCCTGAGTACCTCTGCCACAGCGCTCTGTGTGAAGAGGAAATCCAGTGCACTACTTGGAAACATTACGCTTTTCCTGTGAGTCACAGCATTatggctaaagaaaaaaaaaaaaaaaaagttaaccaACTACATGGCAGTGCAGAAatagcgtgcacacacacacacacacacacacacacacacacacacacacacacacacacacacataaggaGACGTTTCATCATTGGAGTGTACATCACAGCTCCTCAAGTTGAAATGGGAATTCACAATAAAGACTGTAAGTATGAGAACATGGAGCGAGTGGTAAAAGCCTGTGTGAGAGATGCTCAATACAGAG gagcGTTCAGACTGACTGCACTGTGTCTGGGTCTGATGTGTCTTCTTCAGGCGACTCTCAACATCGTTTTAAGACTGCACT TTACTGAGAAGTTCCAGAGCAACGACACCAGACTGGGTGAAGTGAGAGGCCAGctccagagagagaaagatgaactCCAGGAAAGGCTTTTCAACTTTA GTACAGCTGAGGATATCAGGATGGGGTGGGTCCGCTTCGGGTTCAGTATTTACCACATGTCTACTGAGCACAAGAACTGGACTCAGAGCAGAGACGACTGCgcaaagaaaaatgcaaacCTCGTGATCATAACAAGCAGAGAAGAACAG GAATTCATTGAGACGTTTAGAAAATCAAAATCAGCTTGGATTGGTTTGagtaaacaaaacacagagGGCTTGTGGAAATGGGTGGACGGTACACCACTGAAAACTAC tttcTGGTGGATTCAAGAGCCAAACAATTTTACTGGAGATGAACATTGTGTTGAAACTGGTTACAGTCCTGAAAATAGAAGACCAGTGGATGATGACCTTAACACATGGAACGATAATACATGCAGTGCCAAGATATTTTACATATGTGAGAAAACCATTTCCATTTAA
- the LOC124381131 gene encoding C-type lectin domain family 4 member M-like translates to MGIPFFNKCACFCVHSQIAGDHTKSRCYKVTSLCALLLCVLLLTTITLLWIECKNLITERDQLITRYYNLTNERDQLQTSYIKLTIDKDQLQTSYNALFIERYQIQASYNNLTIKRDQLQTSYHNLTIERDQLQTNNNNLSIERNQIKATYSNLTIERDQLQTTNQNLTNERDQLQTSYNKLTVDRDQLQTSYNTLSVERNWIQASYNNLSKERDQLQTMYNNLTIKRDQLQTRYNTLITQRDELLTKYNNLTIERDQLQTIYYTLSLDRNQTEASYNNLSKERDQLQTRYNTLTNERDKLLTRCNNLTIDRDQLQTMYNNLTIEKDQLQTSYNVLTVEKDQLQTNYNNLTIERDQLHTSYNNLSIYRNRIQASHNNLSKERDQLQTMYNNLTTEIDQLQTSYNNLTIERDQLHTSYNNLTIERDQLQTSYNNLTIERDQLHTSYNNLTTEIDQLQTSYNNLTIERDQLHTSYNNLTIEKDQLQTSYNILTIERDQLHIRYNNLTIARDQLQKEKEDFQRHSKLGWMYFSSHTYYISTDKKNWTESRQYCREKEADLVIINNTEEQEFIKKLLCSRGKAWIGLTDRDREGEWKWVDDTLLTTGYWFNEEPNSKAGDEDCVITGEVSDPDWNWADYPCNYEFIWICEKTMFN, encoded by the exons ATGGGAatacctttttttaataaatgtgcatGTTTCTGTGTCCATTCCCAAATAGCAGGAGACCATACAAAGAGCAGATGTTACAAAGTGACGTCATTGTGTGCACTACTGCTGTGCGTTCTCCTGCTGACTACAATTACTTTGCTGTGGATTGAATGTAAGAACCTGATTACAGAGAGAGACCAGTTAATAACCAGATACTACAACCTGACAAATGAGAGAGACCAGCTCCAAACCAGTTACATCAAACTTACTATAGATAAAGACCAGCTTCAGACCAGTTACAACGCCCTGTTTATTGAGAGATACCAGATCCAAGCCAGTTACAACAACCTAACTATAAAGAGAGACCAGTTACAAACAAGTTACCACAACCTAACTATAGAGAGAGACCAGCTTCAGACTAATAACAACAACCTGTCTATAGAGAGAAACCAGATCAAAGCCACTTACAGCAACCTGACTATAGAgagagaccagttacagacaACTAACCAGAACCTGACAAATGAGAGAGACCAGCTCCAAACCAGTTACAATAAACTCACTGTAGATAGAGACCAGCTTCAGACCAGTTATAACACCCTGTCTGTAGAGAGAAACTGGATCCAAGCCAGTTACAACAACCTCAGTAAAGAgagagaccagttacagacaATGTACAACAACCTGACTATAAAAAGAGACCAGCTCCAAACCAGATACAACACTCTGATTACACAGAGAGACGAGTTACTTACAAAATACAACAACCTGACTATAGAGAGAGATCAACTTCAGACCATTTACTACACCCTGTCTTTAGATAGAAACCAAACTGAAGCCAGTTACAACAACCTGAGTAAAGAgagagaccagttacagaccagatacaacaCCCTGACAAATGAGAGAGACAAGTTACTAACCAGATGCAACAACCTGACAATAGATagagaccagttacagacaATGTACAACAACCTGACTATAGAGAAAGACCAGCTCCAGACAAGTTACAACGTCCTGACAGTAGAAAAAGACCAACTCCAAACTAATTACAACAACCTGACTATAGAAAGAGACCAACTTCATACCAGTTACAACAACTTGTCTATTTATAGAAACCGGATCCAAGCCAGTCACAACAACCTGAGTAAAGAgagagaccagttacagacaATGTACAACAACTTGACTACAGAGATAGACCAGCTCCAGACAAGTTACAACAACCTAACCATAGAAAGAGACCAACTTCATACCAGTTACAACAACTTGACTATAGAGAGAGACCAGCTCCAGACAAGTTACAACAACCTAACCATAGAAAGAGACCAACTTCATACCAGTTACAACAACTTGACTACAGAGATAGACCAGCTCCAGACAAGTTACAACAACCTAACCATAGAAAGAGACCAACTTCATACCAGTTACAACAACTTGACTATAGAGAAAGACCAGCTCCAGACAAGTTACAACATCCTAACCATTGAAAGAGACCAACTTCATATCCGTTACAACAACTTGACCATAGCGAGAGACCAGTtacagaaggaaaaagaagattTCCAGAGGCATTCGAAGCTCG GATGGATGTATTTCAGCTCCCATACATACTACATTTCTACTGATAAGAAGAACTGGACTGAGAGCAGACAGTActgcagagagaaagaagcaGATCTGGTGATCATAAACAACACAGAGGaacaa GAGTTCATCAAGAAATTGCTGTGCAGCAGAGGAAAAGCTTGGATTGGTCTGactgacagagacagagagggcgAGTGGAAGTGGGTGGACGATACATTACTGACCACTGG GTATTGGTTTAATGAAGAACCGAACAGTAAAGCTGGAGATGAGGACTGTGTTATAACAGGTGAAGTGTCCGATCCGGACTGGAACTGGGCTGATTATCCCTGCAATTATGAGTTTATTTGGATCTGTGAGAAAACAATGTTTAACTGA
- the LOC124381135 gene encoding C-type lectin domain family 4 member M-like isoform X2 translates to MCLLQATLNIVLRLHFTEKFQSNDTRLGEVRGQLQREKDELQERLFNFSTAEDIRMGWVRFGFSIYHMSTEHKNWTQSRDDCAKKNANLVIITSREEQEFIETFRKSKSAWIGLSKQNTEGLWKWVDGTPLKTTFWWIQEPNNFTGDEHCVETGYSPENRRPVDDDLNTWNDNTCSAKIFYICEKTISI, encoded by the exons ATGTGTCTTCTTCAGGCGACTCTCAACATCGTTTTAAGACTGCACT TTACTGAGAAGTTCCAGAGCAACGACACCAGACTGGGTGAAGTGAGAGGCCAGctccagagagagaaagatgaactCCAGGAAAGGCTTTTCAACTTTA GTACAGCTGAGGATATCAGGATGGGGTGGGTCCGCTTCGGGTTCAGTATTTACCACATGTCTACTGAGCACAAGAACTGGACTCAGAGCAGAGACGACTGCgcaaagaaaaatgcaaacCTCGTGATCATAACAAGCAGAGAAGAACAG GAATTCATTGAGACGTTTAGAAAATCAAAATCAGCTTGGATTGGTTTGagtaaacaaaacacagagGGCTTGTGGAAATGGGTGGACGGTACACCACTGAAAACTAC tttcTGGTGGATTCAAGAGCCAAACAATTTTACTGGAGATGAACATTGTGTTGAAACTGGTTACAGTCCTGAAAATAGAAGACCAGTGGATGATGACCTTAACACATGGAACGATAATACATGCAGTGCCAAGATATTTTACATATGTGAGAAAACCATTTCCATTTAA